The following proteins are co-located in the Flammeovirga kamogawensis genome:
- a CDS encoding helix-turn-helix domain-containing protein: MQHFKTLSAYLDYLELPSPEHPMLSVFFANGEGFLPCPKESSPPITNECYSISLKKIIKGDLNYGRTKYDFNNGALIFLAPRQILQWDSSVVYDQKGFSINFHEDFLKGTELAHQIKKYGFFSYTANEALHLSPKEEKQIESIVESIDIEYQNNQDEFSKDIIISQLSTLFKYANRFYERQFLNRKELSNDLLEQFNQQLSTYFNSGFLEEKGIPSIEQIANSLSISQRYLSDTLKKETGKTSTEHLQLYLIDESKNILLKPNKTIAEVAYDLGFEYPPYFSRLFKKKEGISPKEYRDKYKIN, translated from the coding sequence ATGCAACATTTCAAAACGTTATCAGCTTATCTAGATTACTTGGAACTCCCAAGTCCAGAGCATCCAATGTTAAGTGTATTTTTTGCAAATGGAGAAGGCTTTTTACCATGCCCGAAAGAAAGTTCGCCACCAATTACAAACGAATGCTATTCCATCAGTTTAAAGAAAATTATTAAAGGTGATTTAAACTATGGACGTACAAAATATGACTTCAATAATGGAGCTTTAATTTTCTTAGCACCTAGACAAATATTACAATGGGACAGTAGTGTTGTGTATGATCAAAAAGGTTTTTCGATTAATTTTCATGAAGATTTTTTGAAAGGAACAGAGTTAGCACATCAAATAAAAAAATATGGGTTCTTTTCTTACACAGCCAACGAAGCATTACATCTTTCTCCTAAAGAAGAAAAACAGATAGAGTCGATTGTAGAAAGTATTGATATTGAATATCAAAACAACCAAGATGAATTTAGTAAAGACATTATTATTTCACAGTTAAGTACTCTTTTTAAATATGCTAACCGTTTTTATGAAAGACAGTTTTTGAATAGAAAGGAATTATCTAATGATTTGTTAGAGCAGTTTAACCAACAATTATCTACCTATTTTAATTCTGGGTTTCTAGAAGAAAAAGGAATACCAAGTATAGAACAAATTGCAAATAGCCTTTCTATATCGCAACGTTATTTAAGTGATACACTAAAAAAAGAGACAGGGAAAACATCAACAGAACATTTACAGCTTTATTTGATTGATGAATCTAAGAATATTTTGCTAAAACCAAATAAAACGATTGCTGAGGTAGCTTATGATTTGGGGTTTGAGTATCCTCCTTATTTTTCAAGATTATTTAAAAAGAAAGAAGGCATTAGCCCTAAGGAGTATCGGGATA
- a CDS encoding SDR family NAD(P)-dependent oxidoreductase — MSLKNQFGKKGWTPALMKSQKGKTFLITGATSGTGYEAARILLSKGATVVMLNRNPQKSEETIAAYKNEFGDNIDVSYITVDLGKQTSVKNAAAEILEKVTRIDALLCNGAIAQVPNQIVTEDGWESQLGVNYFGHFTLQALLYPLIEKSKGRIVTVGSMGYDMGLKTIKFDDLNWDKDYTANDAYSQSKLAQIMSIYELQNRLDKAGKKEVKAYACHPGSSRTSLISTSGSLLMKIIFGIMKLSPLTQPAKNGAYPELMCATEKDLDQTAFYGPTGRSNWVGPVGAHKLEPHAKDKIVAKKLWEISEKAIGLQWNL; from the coding sequence ATGAGTTTAAAAAATCAATTTGGTAAAAAAGGATGGACACCAGCATTAATGAAATCACAAAAAGGTAAAACATTTTTGATAACAGGTGCTACAAGTGGAACAGGATATGAGGCGGCAAGAATACTTTTATCAAAAGGTGCTACTGTAGTGATGCTCAATCGTAATCCTCAAAAATCGGAGGAGACTATAGCGGCTTATAAAAATGAGTTTGGAGATAATATTGATGTATCGTACATCACTGTTGACTTAGGAAAACAAACTTCAGTTAAAAATGCAGCAGCCGAAATACTTGAGAAAGTAACACGTATTGATGCGTTATTATGCAATGGTGCAATTGCACAAGTACCCAACCAAATAGTAACAGAAGACGGTTGGGAAAGTCAGTTAGGAGTAAATTATTTTGGGCATTTTACATTACAAGCTTTACTTTATCCTCTTATTGAAAAATCTAAGGGTCGTATAGTTACAGTAGGTAGTATGGGGTATGATATGGGGCTAAAGACCATCAAATTCGATGATTTAAATTGGGATAAAGATTACACTGCAAATGATGCTTATAGTCAGAGTAAATTAGCTCAAATTATGTCTATATATGAATTACAGAACAGGTTAGATAAGGCAGGTAAAAAAGAGGTTAAAGCTTATGCCTGTCATCCAGGTTCTTCTAGAACTTCACTTATTTCAACAAGTGGTAGTCTATTAATGAAGATTATATTTGGTATAATGAAATTATCTCCTTTGACACAACCTGCTAAAAATGGAGCATACCCAGAACTAATGTGTGCTACAGAAAAAGATTTAGATCAAACAGCTTTTTATGGACCTACAGGTAGAAGTAATTGGGTTGGGCCAGTTGGGGCTCATAAATTAGAACCACATGCAAAAGATAAAATCGTAGCAAAGAAGTTATGGGAAATATCAGAAAAGGCTATTGGTTTACAATGGAATTTATAA